Proteins co-encoded in one Candidatus Omnitrophota bacterium genomic window:
- a CDS encoding general secretion pathway protein GspK yields MSRGILGPGRRPRQGNKGLILIVALWSLCILSAFAVIIGYQVRQKLVLIKRLEERGKLHLIAQAGMIKAAVELRKEDEKDYDALNDPWCDNPGAFRNVAMSDGVFDIYYDYTDSGSGEVRRRYGMVDEESRVNINAVDFKVLKRLFYLALNADESDAEGLAASVMDWRDADSSLILSDRSAEDSFYRSGIYPYESKDAGLQVLEELLLVRGFNENIFEKIKAYITIYSSGKVNINTAPKTVLMALGIDANVAENIMFFRAGKDGINLTADDNYFESIGNIVPELSRNYSMTVNQIAALSSVVTQSITVRSSVFRGKSRARLNSRRDTNEIDFVIDRSGRVLYCREG; encoded by the coding sequence ATGAGCAGGGGCATATTGGGCCCGGGGCGCAGGCCCCGGCAGGGAAATAAAGGCTTGATATTGATCGTCGCGCTCTGGTCATTGTGCATTCTTTCCGCCTTTGCCGTGATCATCGGTTATCAGGTCAGGCAGAAGCTGGTCCTGATAAAAAGGCTTGAGGAGCGCGGTAAATTGCATCTTATAGCCCAGGCGGGCATGATCAAGGCCGCCGTGGAATTGAGGAAGGAAGACGAAAAAGATTATGACGCCCTGAACGACCCTTGGTGCGATAATCCCGGCGCCTTTCGCAACGTCGCGATGTCCGACGGGGTATTCGATATCTATTATGACTATACGGACTCCGGTTCAGGCGAGGTGCGCAGGCGCTACGGAATGGTCGATGAAGAAAGCAGGGTGAACATAAACGCCGTTGATTTTAAGGTCTTGAAACGGCTTTTTTATTTAGCCCTGAACGCGGATGAATCCGACGCCGAAGGCCTGGCTGCCTCGGTTATGGATTGGCGCGACGCAGACAGCAGCCTGATCCTTTCCGACAGGAGCGCGGAAGACAGCTTTTACCGTTCCGGGATATATCCTTATGAATCCAAAGACGCCGGATTACAGGTCCTGGAGGAATTGCTTCTTGTGCGGGGATTCAATGAAAATATCTTTGAGAAAATAAAAGCTTATATTACAATTTATAGCAGCGGCAAGGTCAACATCAATACCGCGCCTAAGACGGTATTAATGGCTCTGGGCATAGATGCGAATGTGGCGGAGAATATAATGTTTTTTCGCGCGGGGAAGGACGGAATAAACCTGACCGCGGATGATAACTATTTCGAGAGTATCGGCAATATCGTCCCTGAATTGAGCCGGAATTACAGTATGACGGTAAATCAAATAGCCGCGCTTAGTTCCGTGGTAACGCAGTCGATAACTGTCCGCTCGAGTGTCTTCAGGGGCAAAAGCCGGGCCAGGCTTAACAGCCGCAGGGATACGAATGAGATCGATTTCGTGATCGACCGGTCGGGCCGGGTTTTATACTGCAGGGAAGGATAA